Genomic DNA from Sphingobium sp. V4:
GAGCTTTGGCCCCGACTGGCGCCCATAGAGGCGGTTGAGGGTCGTGGGGTCGCCGGATTTATGCGCAGTCATGGGGCGCGCGCTTAGCCGGGGGAACGGCGCGGGGCAAGCAGGACGATGTCAGATGCCGAGCAGCGGCCAGAGGATGATGAGCAGCCCGACCAGGCTGGCGAAGAACATGATCGTGCGGACGACCGGGATGCCGAGGCCGTAGAGCGGCAGATAGACGATGCGCGCACCCAGCCAGATCCAGCCGCCCAGCGCGGTCCACTCGCTGGTCCTGCCCGCCACCACGACCCCGATCAAGGCGACGATGGCGATGGGCAGTGTTTCCATATAATTGGCCTGGGCACGGGAGAGGCGGCCGCCGAGGGGATTGAGCTGGGGCAGCCGTTCGTCGCGGGCGCCCATATTCCATTTGGCGCCATATTGCTTCGTCTTCACATGGGCGGCGGCGAAGATGTGGACGAGGAGCAGGATCATGCCCCAGGCCAGGATCGTGAGTTCGACGGGCATGGTGATGTCCTTCCCTTTTTCCGCCTCTTAGCAAATCCGGATCGCGCAGGACAGAGCAAGCCCGCGGTTCGTGAGCATGTCGGGGCTGCGCCCGAAGCGAATGGGGAGGGACTTACAGGGTCAGGCCCACCCGTCCGATCAAGGTTGCCCCGGCATGGGTATTGCCGGTGGCGGCGATGTCCGTGTCGGCGTAGCGCAGGCCCGCGGACCAGCGGCCGCGATACCAGTCGAGCGCGACGCCATGGTCCCAATAGCCGCCATCGGGCCGCAGGCGCGCGGCGCGGAGGGGGCTGCGAACGTCGCCCGATGACCGGCCGAGATGGCCGGACAGGGTAAGCGGGGTGCCCGGGATGCCGATGGCGGCGCTGGTCGAGAGATAGAGATTGTCGCCGCCGATCGCCGATTGGCGCGGGGCATAGCGGGCGCCGAGATCGACGCTGGCCGGGCCGAGGGTGAAGCCAGCGATCGCGCCGACTTCGCCATAGCCCTGGTCGGACGCACCGGGGAAGAGATGGTAGCGCCCCTCGGCCGTCAGGCGGAAGCCCCCCAGTTGCCGGGCATAGCTGGCGCCCAGGTCGATGGCCGCGTCGGCGCCGCCATGACGCGCGCTGCCCCAAAGGCTGGTCGCCGTGCCGTCGAGGCTGAGGCCGTCTGCGACCGGGAGGGACAGGGTGCCGCGCAGCACCGGATCGCCGCCGCTCCAGCCGAGGCCGCGGCGGCGATCTTCGCTGACGACTTCGAGCGTGACGGTCGGGCCGGCGGCATCCTGGGCGGCGGCCGGAACGGCATGGCCGGCGAGCAGCAGCGCCCCCAGCCATGCCTTGCGGCGGATGCGATCAGTTGGAGGCAAGCGCGCGCGCCGAGTCCAGTTCAGCCAGCAGCGGACCGCGATCCGCCTGCGCGACCGCGACCAGATGCGCCCGGATCGCGTCCTGATGCCGGGCGAGGTCGCGCGCGCCCGGCTGGCGGCCCGGCGCGCAGGCGCCGGCTTCGCTGCCCGAGAAGCGCTGGTCGGTGGCAATGGTGCGGGCCAGCGCGGGGCCGTGGTCCAGCCTGCGGTCGACCATGATGGTCGCGGTCCATTGGCAGCGCTGCGCGTCCATGCGGTTGGGGGTGCGGGCGCCGACCGTCTTGCTGTGGATGTCCGCGCGGGCAGTGTAGGTGGCGCCGAGTTGCTGGCCGTGATGCTCCAGGGAAACGCTGTGGGTCGCTGCTGCGGCCACGAGCGCGATAAGCAAACTCATGTCTTTCTCCTGCTGTGACGCCGCACTTTGCCGTGCGGTCGTCGGGGAAGGATCTAGATTTGCCCTGTTGCTGCTTGTTTGCTGCATGATGAGAAAAGGCGACATGCGGGTGGGGACGTGGATCGAGGAAGCGTGACCCTGGGTCAGGCCCAGGGTGACGCGCAGCGGGACGGGATCGGGGCGGTGCCTCAGCCCGCCGCCTTGGCGAGGCCCTTCGACAATTGCAGCGCGCCGTTCAGGCGGGCCTGCGGGTCGGCCCAGGCGCGCTCGACCACGATCTTGCTGTCCGGGCGCAGGCGGGCGACGCCGTTCAGTTTCTGGATATAGGCGACGAGATTTTCGGGCCGGGGGAAGCGGTCTTCGAAGAAGCTGACCAGCGCGCCCTTCGGCCCGACGTCGATCTTGGCGATATTGGCAGTCATGCAATTCTGCTTGATCTCGATGATCTTGAGCAGGTTTTGCGTGGGCAGCGGCAGCTTGCCGAAACGGTCGATCAGTTCGGCGGCGAAGGATTCGAGGCCATTGCGGTCCTCCAGTTCGTTGATGCGGCGATAG
This window encodes:
- a CDS encoding MAPEG family protein, translating into MPVELTILAWGMILLLVHIFAAAHVKTKQYGAKWNMGARDERLPQLNPLGGRLSRAQANYMETLPIAIVALIGVVVAGRTSEWTALGGWIWLGARIVYLPLYGLGIPVVRTIMFFASLVGLLIILWPLLGI
- a CDS encoding TorF family putative porin, yielding MPPTDRIRRKAWLGALLLAGHAVPAAAQDAAGPTVTLEVVSEDRRRGLGWSGGDPVLRGTLSLPVADGLSLDGTATSLWGSARHGGADAAIDLGASYARQLGGFRLTAEGRYHLFPGASDQGYGEVGAIAGFTLGPASVDLGARYAPRQSAIGGDNLYLSTSAAIGIPGTPLTLSGHLGRSSGDVRSPLRAARLRPDGGYWDHGVALDWYRGRWSAGLRYADTDIAATGNTHAGATLIGRVGLTL